A window of the Cicer arietinum cultivar CDC Frontier isolate Library 1 chromosome 6, Cicar.CDCFrontier_v2.0, whole genome shotgun sequence genome harbors these coding sequences:
- the LOC101513950 gene encoding zinc finger A20 and AN1 domain-containing stress-associated protein 3-like — protein sequence MAEEHRCQAQRLCANNCGFFGSPAMQDLCSKCYRDLQIKEQRSSSAKLVLNQTLVSPQSISPAEIQPSSSISSSSSSSAEEQVVDGPLEVEVKVQPNRCGTCRRRVGLTGFKCRCGLTLCGSHRYPEQHGCGFDFKGLGREQIAKANPVVKGEKLQKI from the coding sequence ATGGCAGAAGAACATAGATGTCAAGCTCAACGTCTCTGTGCAAACAACTGCGGTTTCTTCGGGAGTCCCGCCATGCAAGATCTCTGTTCCAAATGCTATCGTGATTTGCAGATCAAGGAACAGCGATCTTCTTCGGCGAAATTGGTTCTCAATCAAACCCTAGTTTCTCCGCAATCGATTTCTCCGGCGGAAATTCAACCGTCGTCGTCGATTTCTTCTTCGTCATCGTCGTCGGCGGAGGAACAGGTTGTTGATGGACCTTTGGAGGTTGAGGTGAAGGTGCAGCCGAATCGGTGCGGAACTTGTAGGCGGCGCGTGGGGTTGACGGGATTTAAGTGCAGGTGTGGATTGACGTTGTGTGGGTCCCACAGGTATCCGGAACAACACGGGTGTGGGTTCGATTTTAAGGGATTGGGAAGGGAACAGATCGCGAAGGCGAATCCTGTTGTGAAGGGAGAGAAGCTTCAAAAGATTTAA